A genome region from Salvia splendens isolate huo1 chromosome 19, SspV2, whole genome shotgun sequence includes the following:
- the LOC121779219 gene encoding rust resistance kinase Lr10-like — protein MWLKLNRGVNCTKEERSLRYSYSDIKKKTKNFEDKLGQGGFGSVYKGKLRSGHLVAVKLLGKSAANGQDFINEIATIGRIHHVNIVQLVGYCAERSKRALIFDFMPNGLLDKYVLNREKASSLDYDMKFKIAVEVARGIEYLHHGCDMQILHFDIKPHNILLDDKFVPKISDFGLAKLCTANKEAVTLTVARGTIGYVAPELINRSIGVVSYKVDVYSFGMLLMEMVNLNKDLTGNNDESSKYFPNWIYDHLNQGGSDIDIGNVDENDDRNIGRKMTIVALWCIQMNPNNRPSMNKVLEMLEGDVEHLQTPNYPAYMARNEEQSWATDSNGSLSLLHDDNSSNILEIISNARYISVIIHLYLKQVPLVVYL, from the exons ATGTGGCTCAAACTGAATAGGGGAGTGAACTG cacaaaagaagaaagaagtcTAAGGTATTCCTACTCGGACATAAAGAAGAAAACTAAGAACTTTGAAGATAAACTAGGACAAGGAGGCTTCGGTTCTGTTTATAAAGGAAAGCTTCGAAGTGGCCATCTTGTAGCAGTCAAATTGCTCGGAAAATCTGCAGCAAATGGGCAAGACTTCATCAATGAAATAGCAACTATTGGAAGGATCCATCATGTAAACATTGTCCAGCTTGTTGGCTATTGTGCCGAAAGATCCAAACGTGCCCTCATTTTTGATTTTATGCCAAATGGTTTGCTTGACAAGTACGTCTTGAACCGAGAAAAAGCGTCTTCATTGGATTATGATATGAAATTTAAGATTGCCGTTGAAGTGGCTCGAGGGATTGAGTATTTACATCATGGTTGTGACATGCAAATCTTACATTTTGACATCAAACCTCACAATATACTTCTTGATGATAAGTTCGTgccaaaaatatcagattttggGCTGGCAAAATTATGCACCGCAAACAAGGAGGCAGTGACATTGACGGTTGCAAGAGGAACCATAGGATATGTTGCTCCTGAACTTATCAATAGAAGTATTGGCGTAGTGTCTTACAAGGTTGATGTGTATAGTTTTGGAATGTTGTTGATGGAAATGGTAAACTTAAACAAAGACTTGACCGGGAATAATGATGAATCTAGTAAGTATTTTCCAAACTGGATTTACGACCACTTGAACCAAGGAGGTAGTGACATTGACATTGGAAATGTTGATGAAAATGACGATAGAAACATTGGTCGTAAGATGACTATTGTTGCATTATGGTGCATACAAATGAATCCTAACAATCGTCCATCAATGAATAAGGTGTTGGAGATGTTAGAAGGTGATGTCGAACATCTCCAAACTCCTAATTATCCAGCGTATATGGCAAGAAATGAGGAACAAAGTTGGGCTACAGATTCCAATGGTTCCTTATCATTGTTGCATGATGATAATAGTAGCAACATTCTTGAAATTATTAGTAATGCTCGATATATTTCTGTTATCATTCATTTGTACTTGAAACAAGTTCCTCTGGTTGTGTATTTGTGA